The window CCCGCCCCAGAATTGGTCgcgctctcgctggtgagggcccgactaattactagggggcgggtattGACTAAATATGGTCTCCCAGGGGAAAACCTTTCGTAcggtaagcgagtgggccatgttaagcgacccgctcactCAAGCAACTAAAACTGTTTTAAATAGATGTATTAGGTTACCAACGCCATGACTTTTtaatttctacctatcatTCCTATTAATGTATTTCACTAGCGAGCCGATCAAGTCGGAATTATGTATTAAACGCAATAATCTACGTCAATTATCTTAAGCGACTGGGTcaacccaaaacaccatagtaaacGCGATATTTTACAATCtaatatctcaacaacaataGCTTGGTATAAGGTTTGATAATATCCTGATACTCTTCAAGGCCATAATGGACTATTCATGGAACTTGAAGAAATTTGGATAGTTAATGGTCGAGATATAAAATAAATATCTCTAAAATAGAACTCTTTCTTGGCAAAAACGCATTCTTGAAATATCTCGACAACCAGAAGCCCTATGGCTATGAGAAATTGTTCAAATTTTGAGTGACGGCCGGTTCCATCCACCCCACTTGCGCCCCAGCACGCTCTCCCGACTATCATTACAGGCCTCACCAAGGAAATGGTTATCTACGAGAGAGAATCGTTCGGACCGGTTGTCGGTATTGTAACTGTTGCGTCTGAAGCTAAGATCATTGAGATTGCCGAGCAGGCCACTTACGGCCTGTCagcctccatcatctccagtAACCACTATCGTGCGCTCAAGTTGTCTGAGTCTATCAAGGCGGGGCGGCTGTTCACATCAACTCGATGACTGTGCACGACGAGCCAACGCTACCCCACGGAGGACATGGCGAAAGCGGCTGGGGTCGGTTTGGGTCTCAGTGGGGAATGGAGGAGTTTGTGCAAAGCAAGACAGTCACATTACATCCATAGGATCATGTGAAGTATTTAGTTAGGTTGCCGGTGTCTCCCCGGCGGTTCCCCGTTGCATAGAACACCCCCGGCAAGCAACCGGATTCTCCGGGAGTCTGTTCCAACTCCCAGTACCCCCCGCTTGCAGGGGAAAAATAAAATTGTATTCCAACTTTGATCAATCCTTCGTTCAACCCTTGAGAAAAGAATTTTCGACCTTGGTCACGCCTCTTCGGAATTAGTTTTTGCATTCTATAAGAAACCAAAAATGGCATCTCCGGCTTCCCAGCATTTTCCTGACCGCCCTCAATTCTCAGACTTCATGAAGCCATGCCGATTTGAGGGAGAGGTGCAAAACCTGGAGGTGCATGGAGATCTTCCCAATGATATCAACGGTACTTTCTACCGTGTCATGCCTGATCCTCACTTGCCCCCTTTCATCGACAATGATCCTGTATGTCTCTGCCCAATTTAGCTGCCCACTTTCTTGTCGATGCCATGCTGACTCTGATATAATTAGTGGTTCAATGGAGATGGAAATGTCAGCGCATTTCGCATCAAGGATGGGTCTGTGAGCTTCCAGCAGAAATTTGTTCGCACCGAGAAGTTTGTTCGCGAGAGAGAAGCCGGCCGCGCGCTCATTGGTATGAGTATCCCCACCCATATCGCACCTATGCCCTGTTCAGCTATACTGGAAAGCGAGCTACTAACAACAATTTTCGATCAGGAAAGTATCGGAACAAGTTCACCGATGCGGTAGAATTCTCCGTTAGAAGTACTGCCAATACCAATGTTGTCAGCTTTAACTCCCAGCTCTTGGCTCTCAAGGAGGACTCTCCTCCATATGCGATGGATCCGAAGACTCTGGAAACAAAGGGCTTGTATACATTTGATGGCCAGCTTCCCAGTGTAACTTTCACTGCCCATCCTAAGACTGATCCAGTGACGGGAGAACTCATCTGTTTCGGGTACGAAGCCAAGGGAGACGGCAGCCCGGATATTTGCTATTATACTATTGGTCCCGACGGTAAGTTTATACAGACAGTTTGGCTAGTGAGCCCTGTCTGTGGAATGATCCATGACTTCGCAGTGACGCAGAACTGGGTAAGTGCTGGTCTTTCGTAGCCAATATTGGCATGAACGTCGGCGACTAATAAAGAGTGTTTGTGCTAGGTTCTGTTCCCCGTGATTCCCCAGTTATGTGATCTTGAACGAATGAAGCAGGGTGGAGAACACTGGCAATGGAGCCCTGAAACTCCCTTCTATATTGGGGTGATCCCCCGCTATGGAGCTAAGACTTCGGACGTTAAGGTAAGCAAATTTTTATAACCAATGTTGGCTGTTTTACGATCTTCTCACACGCTATTTGCAGTGGTTCACATATAAGAACTCATTCCCTGGCCATACGGCCAATGCCTATGAGCGAGACGACGGCAAGATTGTCTTCGATCTCGGGCTTAGTGACAAGAATGTCTTCTACTGGTGGCCCGATGCTCAGGGCAACTCGCCTGAGCCCAGCAAGATCCATTCCCAATTAACGCGCTTTACTGTAGACCCTAAAGCGGAAGATGAAAGGCTTCCCGAGCCAGAGATTTTGCACAATGGCAACTCCGAATTCTATCGCATTGACGATCGGTTTTCCGGGAGGAAATATAGCCACAGCTACTTCGATCTCATGGACCCCCGCTTGGGAACGGACTTTGCAGCTATTGGCCCGGTCATGGGCGGTGGATATCCTCCCTATAACGCGCTGGCCCATCACGATGAAAGTACGGGCAAAACGGAAGTGTACTTCCCCGGATGCACACATCTCGTGCAGGAACCCGTTTTCATTCCTCGGGTAGGCTCTacggaggagggcgatggATATTTGATGGCTTTGGTGAACAACTATCGCACCCTGTCCAGTGAGCTGCATCTTTTAGATTGCCGGGATTTCACCAAGGCCCGGGCGACTATCTTGCTGCCTCTGAGACTCCGAGCCGGTCTGCACGGGAACTGGGTGGACAACAACTAGCGAGTGAGCGAGGTTCAATGTTTCTGCTATTTCGTATAAAGATCGACTGTTGAACGAGGCTCAATCTAGTCTTTCTGGAGTGTTTACTTTGGGTTTTAGGTATCGCGTGGGAGACGTGCTACCGTGAAAGTATCcgcagctccgccagctctgcATAGGAGTACCCTTTTTCGTCTCCGTCATTGAAGTCTTAAATAGCTATTGCGATGCACATCATTCTATCCATCCTGATATTCGAACTTTAGCTAGTAACACGAAACGTTCTTCGGTGATTCCATATCAAGTTCATTTTGATGGAATTCATGTACAGAACTGGGCAGTTTACTGGAGAGACTTTACGCAAAGGGAACCCCGGGGACTGTGATAGTTTAATTTTCTGCTTGCACTTTCTCTAGTGCAACATGATGTATAAATTCTACCAGCTCTTTGAAAATGAAGCCATACGCCTCGCACTGGGTGGCTGGAATAGACCTAGTCACTATAGATGCTGCTGGGTTAGTACACTCTTCGATGAGGGCGAGCGAATTTACGATCAGACCAGAGTTGCAATATATGTGAAGCATTGGGCCGCTTAGGCGAGCTGTCAGTGAAGAAGTGCTCAGTGTGAGGGGACCATTGTGATTATGTCATGCTCCGTGAGCAGATCAGGGCGCTCCGGGCCGTGCTCAGTTCTACTCAGGGAGCCGACATGATCGGTGTGTTGCAACCCAACAAACTCCCTCTGTAGATGCGAACGCAGCCATCCTGATTGGCGGAATGAACATCTATGCCCAGGTCCAGGTCTCGAAATAGGTCCGCCGCCTCATGAGGCTCCTTTGCCTGTATGATGATGccgccttcctctcccaccagCCGTAGTGGGTCTCGGTCCATCGATATCTGGGATATGCAGGCATCGGTCGATCCAGCGGCAATCCTTGGACGGGAGATGCGACCGGCGGAATGTTCCATGGCAGCGACAGGGATGGGGGTGGCACTCTACATGTGGGACATTTCGTCCATGCAcgcatctccagcagcagcgatCATCGCGAGGAATTGCTCTGGGGCGGGCAAGGATTGACCGCAAGTCCATTGCCACAGTGCGGGGGAATTGGTCGTGTACAGCACACGGCTACGAGGATTCAGATGCCATTGATTGGAAATCTGCCCACCGCCCTCCCCATCCGCATCATAGGCGCTGGTATAGTTCGGATCCAGGACCGTCCTGGCCTCCAGAACCAATCTGGGGCCTCGACCCTGAGCATCCTGCCCCGTTCCCCTCATCTGCTCGTCATGAAGTTGGTGGATCAGGGGCCAGACTGGTGGCTGGAGGGTACACCGCTGTTTTTCTCCGATCCCTGGTTCTGCGCGGAACCAACTCCTGACGGGACTGAAACAACAAAGCGCCCGCGATACTCGCTGTCACATCCTGGCGCGCTTCCTCGTGTCTCCACTCCCTGTTCTCGCCTGCAGATGCCACGCTCTTTGCCTGCCCTCCCTTGCGTAGACTGACTCACGGAGCCTGGTCTCACCGGGAATTGGCCATTAGGGCACCGCCGACGCATGGCCCCGGGCGTCCGTGGGCGGGATTCCTCGACGGGCCCGATGGGTTGTAGGACAGTCCCCTCGTAGCCTCACGGAGCGCGTGGATCGGTTCTGTCAAAGAAACCCCGATTGCCACCGCCTTTCTCCCATCCACGCCATTCCCCATCTGGAGTCGAGGGCTGAGCTCCCCACTTTTGTTTCCTTTCCCAacccccctctctctcctcctcttcctctcgctTGCTCGCTTCTCCTGTACACTTATCTCGCTCTCTCctttgttgttgtggttCGGTCGTTCCCTCGTTCCCTTGTGTTGGTGCctgtgtgtgtgcgtgtgtgTTTCCCTCCCCCAAGACTCGCCTGTAAGTGTTCCGCCTCGTGTTCCGCGTCCCCCTGGCTGATCTCCGCATCCGTGCCAGgtacaacaacaaccacattATATAGTAGCTAGATGCCACTTCCAGGACCGGTGCCTGACCTTATCGACCGATCGTGACTCCCTCAACTCTCGAGGCGTTCATTGTGTGAGTTTGGATCCAACACGCCGATCGCTTGCCTCCTTCCCCCCCCACCCTCAGCCCCTCTCCGATCTCTGCGTCCCCTTACTTGGCCAAGTACGACACACTTtgcccaccaccaccacttcCTGCCACTGGATGTCTGAGTTGCAGACAGACACATTCGGGAGGCTGGTGGCCCTGGTGTGGAGGAATATCCCCTTAAAATCGTGCCTGTGCCAGCATAATCCATTAAACAAACACCTGTGCTGACCGATGCTGGGCTATGTTGCTGCAGTTGGATCCTTGGACAActctgcccaccatggccttcaaAAACGGGCTGAGTGAACgcctcgacgagctgcgcTTCCCGTCTCCTCGATCCCCGCCCTCGGAGTCGACCTTTCCCGGCTACACCTCGCTCTCCCCGGGCCATTCGAATATGGTGTCGCCTTTTTCGCATCCCTCGGGCGATGTGCGTGCCAATTTGCAGCGTCGCTTCACCACGGACTCGAGTAAACTCTCCTCGCCATGGAATTCAATGAACCAAGGAGCGCCTCAGATGCCCGACCCGCTGGACCTGTTGTCTTCGGTAAGTTGAgagctttttttttgcattGAGGGGAGTGGTAGTGGACTTAGGGCTGGTGGGGAAACGTGGGATGTTGGAGGGTGATAGTTACTCTGTTCTCTCATGGAGACTAAgtgcctgcctgcctgctgcttcccttcctccaccCCATCTATTGTCGCCTTTCCTTATTGTCACCATTCGcccttccttccttcacTGTCCCTCTGACCCTCGGAGCTTGGGATCCCCTCTCACTCATCCATCCACTCTCCCGCTCTTcatcttttctctccaccctccACGTTTCTCTCTCATTtcacttcttccatcattAACTTTCCTTCACCCTTGACCAACCCCACTTCTTTACATTTCGTTTCGATTCCCCTCGTCTGACCAAGTCACAGTTCGAAAAGAAGCGTCAGCACATCGAGTACATGCGCGAGCAGAAGCGACGCTTCGAAGAAGATATGAAACTGCTGGACATGCAGCacgagaaagagaagcaaGAGATGGACCAGCTGGCCCGAGACCTCGCCAAGGCTGGTGTATCTGGCCCTGTCAGCGAGCCCACCACTCCGCCCGAGTATCGCGAGAATGGCGTGTCCAGTGCCTTTTCGCGGCCCTCCCGCTTCTCGAATTCCAGCGTTACCTCGTCCCCCGGTTTTTTCAATGCCTTTGCTTCGTCGCAACTGACGTCGCCCCAAGCGTCGTCCCACTCGGCTCACCACTCGGTGGATCGTTTTGCGGGACACTCACTCCCTAGCTCGCGGCGTAActcggagaaggaagacTTTGTCCCGGAAACCGTTGCGAGCTTCCGTCCAGGACCTTCGTGAGTGAAACATGTTCCCTTCCTTCCATCGGATCACCTTTCCTCTCGCCCTGACCGAGTCGTCACACTCCTCGGTTTGGTTCGAATTCCAGCTGACTTGCTTTTAGCATTCATCGCTACTCGCTGCCATCCAACAACTACAATAACCAGCTGCGCCATAATGCACCTGGGTTCAGCATGGGCTCTGCTGCGGACTCGTTCGCCGCGACCAAGTACCTCTTTCACAATGACGACGACAAGTCCCATTTCAAGGACGAGGATCGCATGCCCACCCCGGACATCAAGAGTTACATCAAGTTGACAGAGCCGGATGACAAGTTCCCCACTCTGTTGCGTCGTGGTGGTTCGAACATAGTAAGTCCCCGACTCTGGACTCGAAACTCCCAAAGTATGCTAACTTGCTGTCAGCTTTCTGCAAACCCGGAtgctctggatctggccaaCTCTCGTACCCCTGGCCCCGACACGTACAACTCCCACAATCGGCACCGGCTCACCCATCAGAGTATGCCGCAGAATGTGCCGGGGATGATGCGTGCGGATCAGCTGGGCAGCCCGACTGCAGAAGACCATGGCAATGCGCACACCTCCCGTCACGCTGCTCGCCACTCTCTGGAGGGGAGTCTGGTGTACAACCATGATCGTGGAAACGATGCCATGAACTCTGGGCCCTCGAGCCGCCCGACCTCGCTGCagtcttctttctccaccaACGATCTTCCTACGGTGAAGGGTAGTGGCTTCAACAACGCGATTACTCCTCCCAAGACACACGCTGAGCACATCCACCAACACAATGCCAGCATGGGACGCATCCCCGCCGGCGCTATCAACAGTCGCCAGCAGAAGGAGTCGCCCGAGGCCGACGAGTCCGCTCTTCAGAGCCCCAACTCGCCACAGTCCATTCTCCAGGCCAGTGCCGCACCGTTCGGTCCCCAGTTGACCTCTTCGGCTGCTTCCAACGGCAGCCTGACCGGTTCTGTTGGCCCATCTGGCTTGGCCCCGTTCCAAGCCCCCATGTACGGCTACGGCATTCCGTATGTCGGACCTCCTGGTCAGCTGAACAACCAGATGCCGGGGTTCCCAGCGGCGGGTGGTGCCTACAGCGGATATGCCAACTACAACGGTGGATATCGTTTCACTGATGGGGTGGGCCGTGGTGCTGCTCCCCAGCGTCGCCAGGGCGAGAGCGATTCCACGCAGCTCACTCGCTTTACCAACTACCCTCTGGAGCATTACAAGGGCGAATTGTACACACTGTGCAAGGACCAGCACGGATGTCGGTATCTGCAGCGCAAACTGGAGGAGCGCACCCCGGAGCACGTGCAGCTGATCTTCAGCGAAACCTACATGCACGTCATCGAGCTTATGACAGATCCATTTGGTAACTATCTGTGCCAGAAGCTCCTTGAATACTCCAACGATGAACAGCGCACGGCCCTTATTGATCACGCTGCTCCCCAGCTAGTCAAAATTGCTCTCAACCAGCACGGGACTCGGGctctgcagaagatgatcgaATTCATCTCGACcgcggagcagatccagaCCGTCATCCGCGCGCTCGAGCACCATGTTGTGGAGCTGGTCCAGGACCTGAATGGCAACCACGTCATCCAGAAGTGCCTCAATCGTCTGTCGCCAGAGGATGCCGAGTTCATCTACCAGGCCGTTGGCGGCAACTGTGTCGTCGTTGGCACTCATCGCCACGGATGCTGTGTCCTTCAGCGCTGCATTGACCATGCTTCGGGCGCTCAGAAGGCTCATCTCATTGCGCAAATCACGTCGAACTCCTTTGCCCTGGTCCAGGATCCCTTTGGCAACTACGTCGTGCAGTACATCTTGGATCTTGCCGAGCCTCATTTCACCAACCCGCTCTGCCAGACATTTGGAGGCAACATTTCTTCGTTGTCCAAGCAGAAGTTCAGTTCGAATGTGATCGAGAAATGCCTGCGCACTGCTGATCCTCACATCCGCCGCGAGATGATCGATGAGATGCTGTCTGGCaatgagctggagaagatgctgcgCGATTCCTTTGCCAACTACGTCGTGCAGACCGCCATGGACTTTGCGGATCCGGACACTCGCAACCGAATCGTGGAATCTGTTCGCCCGATCCTCCCTTCGATCCGTCAGACCCCGCATGGGCGTCGCATCGCCGGCAAGATGATGGCTGCTGAGAACTCCGGCAGGGGAAGCGCCACAACCAGTGGCCAGGCCACGCCGAACGAGGTCAACACCACGCAGATTTCAGGATCGATGCTCCAGAAGAACTTTGTGTACCAACAGCCGGGCGTTCCAGCCTCCAACGTTCCCAATGGATTCAGCCAGAACTTTATTCCCGCTTCCTCGACCAGTTCCGCCTCCAACACACCGTCTGGCGGAAACAGTGAGACCTCGTCGATCTTCAGCCCGTCCGCCCCGCAGCCGACCACCAACCTCGGAACGCAGGGCCAGCTCTATGCCTATTTTTGAAAGCGTTGAACGTTCCTCACATCCACCTGTCTCAACTGTACACATAGCCATGACGTGACGACCTTCTATTTCATGATTTACGGCTACTTACTTTGCAAGACTTGTCATCAACCTGGTTGGGACCAGTTGCATATGCCATGACCACCTATCTTTGCGGCACGGTTTCTGAGTGCCCTGCGCATTTTTGCCCCAGCATTTTTACCCTTTGCACAATCTGCATTCTACCCTTGTCCATTCTCATCCTTTGCAGATACTCTTTCCACGAAGGAATGCATCATGACTGTTCCATTTGGCAAAGTTTACGCGTCTCCTCGAGTTCACGATGTCAATTCTCTCGGGGAGCCATGattgattttttttttcgacACTTGTGTTTTCATTCCCCACATTGTGTACTTTTTCCGATTATGTCTTCTGACAAGTACTGGTCTTTCTCGGTTGACGAGAAAGGGCCTTGTATCTTCACATGATCTATCTGGCTTTTTCGATGTTTTCAACTCGGGTTGATCTGTgcttgttttcttttccctgcGTGTGCTTTTATCCAAATCTTTCCCCCCCTGTACTTTGCGTTTGTGCTTTATTTTGACATGCATTTGTGCTGTGCAGGCCATTTTGGAAATCTCCCACGTGGAGGAACGAGCCTTGGGCGTTCCCTTGTAGGTGCGCGAGCAGGGTGGTTTTTCCGCCAGGATGCTTTTTCGAATTTGGGACATTATTGTTGGAGGGGCTGGCTGGAAGAGGTGGCAGCCGTGCATTGCCTCAGGGCTGATGCGGACAGCTGTTTCTTCGCTTGTTTACTCTTACTTCTTGACATTGGGATTTCTTGCCATCTGGTTTCTTATCTCGATGCATGTTCCTTTTTGCCTACACTTTGCACTTTGCCTTTCattttgtctttctctgcATGGATTGTACTCATAGTCTTCTGGAATTGCATTCggtttctgttctttctATTCTGTCTTATTGTAGGCCGTGTTGTAGCCGTAGCAATCGCTCGACATCTTAACAATTTCTTCATTTGTAGACAAGTTACTTGTTTCATATAAGTCCGCTCGTCAAACGTTCGATAAAAACTAGCACCGTAATAAAATTGGGCCGATGGAATCCCCGAATTTGGTATATATATTGCTCTCCTCTATAACAAGGCGAATAACGACTCTTTATGAAGCCCGCATAGAAATCTAGATGCCTTTCGGGGCAAGATCCTCCTTTCCATTCCCGTGCACCAGGACACGGCCCTCCAAAGGAGCGAAAGTCTTCTCAACGCCGCCACGAGGTGGGccgacggccttgccgaAGACCAATTGAGCGCGGAGGTCCCAGCTCTCGGGCACGTTCCAGGTCTCCGCAACGGCCTTGTTGACCTGGGGGTTGAAGTGCTGTAGATTGCAGCCGAGACCCTCGGCGCAGAGGGCGGTCCAGGCAATGTATTGGTTCATGCCGCTGGAATGTTCGTACCCTATCGACTGATTAGATGTTATGCGACGGACGACGGTAGAGTCGGCTTACACTCTGAGTGGCTGCCAATAACGCTCTGAAGAGGGGGCGGGAGCTTCTCGACCGCTTTGGTGTCCTCGAAGAACAAGACCTGTAAAGGCAAAATCAGCTTAGTTTTGATGAGAAAGCTAGATGGCAGCAGCTTACAGTTCCATAAGCAGCCTTGTAACCGGCAATTTTATCGACGAAGTTCGCGAACACGGGAGGCggcatctccttctccatctcggtGTGACCGATTTCCCATAGTTTTTCGTGATCGGTGCC of the Penicillium psychrofluorescens genome assembly, chromosome: 1 genome contains:
- a CDS encoding uncharacterized protein (ID:PFLUO_000200-T1.cds;~source:funannotate) encodes the protein MASPASQHFPDRPQFSDFMKPCRFEGEVQNLEVHGDLPNDINGTFYRVMPDPHLPPFIDNDPWFNGDGNVSAFRIKDGSVSFQQKFVRTEKFVREREAGRALIGKYRNKFTDAVEFSVRSTANTNVVSFNSQLLALKEDSPPYAMDPKTLETKGLYTFDGQLPSVTFTAHPKTDPVTGELICFGYEAKGDGSPDICYYTIGPDVSPVCGMIHDFAVTQNWVLFPVIPQLCDLERMKQGGEHWQWSPETPFYIGVIPRYGAKTSDVKWFTYKNSFPGHTANAYERDDGKIVFDLGLSDKNVFYWWPDAQGNSPEPSKIHSQLTRFTVDPKAEDERLPEPEILHNGNSEFYRIDDRFSGRKYSHSYFDLMDPRLGTDFAAIGPVMGGGYPPYNALAHHDESTGKTEVYFPGCTHLVQEPVFIPRVGSTEEGDGYLMALVNNYRTLSSELHLLDCRDFTKARATILLPLRLRAGLHGNWVDNN
- a CDS encoding uncharacterized protein (ID:PFLUO_000201-T1.cds;~source:funannotate), whose protein sequence is MAFKNGLSERLDELRFPSPRSPPSESTFPGYTSLSPGHSNMVSPFSHPSGDVRANLQRRFTTDSSKLSSPWNSMNQGAPQMPDPLDLLSSFEKKRQHIEYMREQKRRFEEDMKLLDMQHEKEKQEMDQLARDLAKAGVSGPVSEPTTPPEYRENGVSSAFSRPSRFSNSSVTSSPGFFNAFASSQLTSPQASSHSAHHSVDRFAGHSLPSSRRNSEKEDFVPETVASFRPGPSIHRYSLPSNNYNNQLRHNAPGFSMGSAADSFAATKYLFHNDDDKSHFKDEDRMPTPDIKSYIKLTEPDDKFPTLLRRGGSNILSANPDALDLANSRTPGPDTYNSHNRHRLTHQSMPQNVPGMMRADQLGSPTAEDHGNAHTSRHAARHSLEGSLVYNHDRGNDAMNSGPSSRPTSLQSSFSTNDLPTVKGSGFNNAITPPKTHAEHIHQHNASMGRIPAGAINSRQQKESPEADESALQSPNSPQSILQASAAPFGPQLTSSAASNGSLTGSVGPSGLAPFQAPMYGYGIPYVGPPGQLNNQMPGFPAAGGAYSGYANYNGGYRFTDGVGRGAAPQRRQGESDSTQLTRFTNYPLEHYKGELYTLCKDQHGCRYLQRKLEERTPEHVQLIFSETYMHVIELMTDPFGNYLCQKLLEYSNDEQRTALIDHAAPQLVKIALNQHGTRALQKMIEFISTAEQIQTVIRALEHHVVELVQDLNGNHVIQKCLNRLSPEDAEFIYQAVGGNCVVVGTHRHGCCVLQRCIDHASGAQKAHLIAQITSNSFALVQDPFGNYVVQYILDLAEPHFTNPLCQTFGGNISSLSKQKFSSNVIEKCLRTADPHIRREMIDEMLSGNELEKMLRDSFANYVVQTAMDFADPDTRNRIVESVRPILPSIRQTPHGRRIAGKMMAAENSGRGSATTSGQATPNEVNTTQISGSMLQKNFVYQQPGVPASNVPNGFSQNFIPASSTSSASNTPSGGNSETSSIFSPSAPQPTTNLGTQGQLYAYF
- a CDS encoding uncharacterized protein (ID:PFLUO_000202-T1.cds;~source:funannotate) gives rise to the protein MPNAYNVPFFEAIKIRRSTLALAKESPISDERIVLIVNHAIKHAPSPFSVQSCRAIVLFGTDHEKLWEIGHTEMEKEMPPPVFANFVDKIAGYKAAYGTVLFFEDTKAVEKLPPPLQSVIGSHSEWYEHSSGMNQYIAWTALCAEGLGCNLQHFNPQVNKAVAETWNVPESWDLRAQLVFGKAVGPPRGGVEKTFAPLEGRVLVHGNGKEDLAPKGI